CCTGTCCGACAGGGGCTATTATTTCACAGGGTAAAAAGATGCCGGTCATACTTGACCAGAGCAAATGTACTAAATGCGGTGCGTGTTTTGATGCTTGTAAGCTCCACGCCGTAGAAATCAGATAAGGTAGGGTGGCTATGATAAATTTAACCATAGACGGCAAGAAATATCAGGCAGAAGAAGGTCAGACAATACTGGAAGTAGCCAACCGGCATGGTATTTTTATTCCTACCCTATGCGTAGATGAAGCGGTTTCAGCTTATGGAGCCTGCCGTTTGTGTATGGTGGAAATTGAGCGGAAAGGCCGCAAAAAACTGGTGGCTTCCTGTCTGTATGAGGTTGAAGAGGGTTTGGCTGTCAGCACCCAGAATGAGCGGATTGCCAATATCCGCAAGACTGTTATAGAGCTGCTGCTGGCACGCTGTCCCCAGTCCGAGGGTGTTCAGGCTATGGCTAAGAAACTGGGGGTTACCTGCTCCCGGTTTGAAAGTGAAAAACCTGAAAATCTGTGCACCTTATGCGCCCTTTGCACCAGAGTTTGCTCTGAGGTAGTGGGTAAGAGCGCTATAAGCCTGGTAAGCAGGGGCACCAGCCGTGAAGTAGCCTTGCCCTATTACGAAGATAAAACAGATTGTATTGCCTGTGGTTCGTGTGCTTATATCTGCCCAACCGGGGCTATAAAGATGGAAGACGGGAATGGTATGCGTACTATTACCTGGCCTAACTGCCAGGTCAGCTTTAACTTAAGCGCTGTGCCAAGTGCGGCGCCGAATGGATTCCCGAAAAACAGGTCAAGCATATCTTGAATACCACCGAGGTTCCGGCAGAGTTTTTTGATATCTGCCCTGATTGCCGCTAGTCCTGGGGCAATCGTCCTTGACCCTATAATATAGCTTTGTTATACTGGCGCCTGCGGGGTGTAGCGCAGTCTGGTTAGCGCGCAGCGTTTGGGACGCTGAAGTCGGAGGTTCGAATCCTCTCACCCCGACCAGGCCCTTTTTTTCTAAACTCTATCCTGGCCTTCCATATGTTTCCAATCTGTATATTCCAGTCTACCTGGCTTCTGTTTTGTGCCTCTTTATTTCAGACTAACTCTTCATATTTAGACTAACTTTAAAAGCTGTTTTTGCCCTCTTGTGCCAGAGTTAATTGCATTTGACTGCCTTAAGAAGATATACAGCCAAGTTTCAGAATGGATATTTTAGTTTGTAAGCTTAGTTTCTTTTTTACTCAAAAAAGCATTGACTTGCCGCTAGTGCCTGATAGAATAAAATTAACATTTGCCTGGCTGTAGATTACATAATATAAAGATTGGTTCGCTGATATAGAGTGTGAACGGGGTGGGGGAGGGATTAGATTCTGTGTTGGGTTAAGAGATTTGCCAGGCAGAAAGAGAACAGATATGAAATATCAATATGATTTGGTGGTTATCGGTGGCGGGCTGGCTGGATTTACTGCCGCTGTTTTTGCAAATGGTCTTGGCAAAAAAGTGGCCATAGTGGAGAAGGGTAAGCTGGGCGGGGCTTGTACCTGGAATGCCTGCGTGCCGTCTAAGGCTTTACTCCAGCTGGGTCTGCGTATCCGTCAATTAAACAACTATAACCGCAGCGGTACCAAACTGGCCAGCGTAAACTTGCAAACAGAAAATGTTATGCCATACCTGCACTCGGTGCTGGAAAATATTTCCCGGATTGATGATTTTGCAAGTTTAGTAAACACGGGCATAGATATATTAAATGGTGAGGCGGTATTCAACGGCCGGCATCAGGTAAGTCTAAACGGACAGCTTATATCTGCCAAGCACTTTATTATTGCAACCGGCTCAAGCCCGGCAATTCCCCCAGTAGAAGGACTGTCTGATATACCCTATTATACTAATGAGACTGTCTTTGACATAAAGGCTATACCATCTTCTATGATAGTGTTAGGCGGGGGTCCGGCCGGTATTGAGTTGGGGCTGGCTTTTGCCTGGCTGGGCTGCAAAGTAGATATCATTGAAATGGCAGACCGTATATTGCCGAAGGACGATACCGAACTAAGTGCCTTGTTACTGGAATACCTGAATGCTGAAGAAAACTTAAATATTCATATATCCACTAAAGCTGTTCGCTTTCAAAGTCAGACTGATGGCAGTCTGAAACTTGAAATGCAGACGCGTGAAGGCAAGATTAGTGAAATATCTTCCGAGACGGTGCTGGTAGCAGTAGGCAGACGGGCAAATGTAGCCGGTCTTGCACTGGAAAAAGCTGGTGTTAAGTATACCCCCCGGGGTATCAGTATCAATAACAGGCTTCAAACCAGCTCTTCAAACATCTTTGCAGCCGGTGATGTGGCCGGACCTATCCAACTGGGTATGATGGCTGAAAAACAGGCTATTTTGGCGGCAAGTAACGCCTGCTTGCCGTTTAAGCAGAGCATTAGGTATGAAGATGTGGCTTGGGTAACATATTCCGAACCTCAAATGGCTCATATCGGTTTAACCGAGGATGAAGCCCGGCGGAAATATGGTAATAATGTGCGGGTTATCCGCTATCCGCTTACTAAAGTGCGCCGGGCGGTTATGGACCATGATACCCGCGGTCTGTGTAAATTTATACTTGATAAAAATGACAGGCTGATAGGGGCACATCTGCTGTGTTCTCATGCCGAAAACCTTGTCCATGAACTGCAAATAGTAAAGTGCCTGAATAAGCCGCTTTCAAAACTGCATACCATTCCCCATA
This sequence is a window from Dehalococcoides mccartyi 195. Protein-coding genes within it:
- a CDS encoding 2Fe-2S iron-sulfur cluster-binding protein, with protein sequence MINLTIDGKKYQAEEGQTILEVANRHGIFIPTLCVDEAVSAYGACRLCMVEIERKGRKKLVASCLYEVEEGLAVSTQNERIANIRKTVIELLLARCPQSEGVQAMAKKLGVTCSRFESEKPENLCTLCALCTRVCSEVVGKSAISLVSRGTSREVALPYYEDKTDCIACGSCAYICPTGAIKMEDGNGMRTITWPNCQVSFNLSAVPSAAPNGFPKNRSSIS
- a CDS encoding dihydrolipoyl dehydrogenase family protein, whose protein sequence is MKYQYDLVVIGGGLAGFTAAVFANGLGKKVAIVEKGKLGGACTWNACVPSKALLQLGLRIRQLNNYNRSGTKLASVNLQTENVMPYLHSVLENISRIDDFASLVNTGIDILNGEAVFNGRHQVSLNGQLISAKHFIIATGSSPAIPPVEGLSDIPYYTNETVFDIKAIPSSMIVLGGGPAGIELGLAFAWLGCKVDIIEMADRILPKDDTELSALLLEYLNAEENLNIHISTKAVRFQSQTDGSLKLEMQTREGKISEISSETVLVAVGRRANVAGLALEKAGVKYTPRGISINNRLQTSSSNIFAAGDVAGPIQLGMMAEKQAILAASNACLPFKQSIRYEDVAWVTYSEPQMAHIGLTEDEARRKYGNNVRVIRYPLTKVRRAVMDHDTRGLCKFILDKNDRLIGAHLLCSHAENLVHELQIVKCLNKPLSKLHTIPHIYPTYEEGIIKRAADISYTIKMQRNPFVRLVLRYWPGYKDRLDTVISRL